A section of the Subtercola frigoramans genome encodes:
- a CDS encoding PaaI family thioesterase, whose product MNALFGRGSGALAERMGIEFFELSPERSVATMPVDGNTQPFGIVHGGAYVVLAESLGSFAANIFAGAGRVAVGIEVSASHTGSASSGTVTGVCTAIKLGRTLTVHEIAISDASGRRLSTVRITNFIKDL is encoded by the coding sequence ATGAACGCACTGTTCGGTCGCGGCAGTGGTGCCCTCGCTGAGCGGATGGGTATCGAGTTCTTCGAGCTGTCGCCAGAGCGCTCGGTGGCGACGATGCCTGTCGACGGAAACACGCAGCCGTTCGGGATCGTTCATGGCGGAGCCTACGTCGTCCTTGCCGAGAGTCTCGGCTCGTTCGCCGCGAACATCTTCGCCGGCGCGGGCCGAGTCGCTGTGGGAATCGAGGTCAGCGCCAGCCACACGGGGTCAGCATCCAGTGGCACGGTGACCGGTGTCTGCACGGCCATCAAGCTCGGCCGGACCCTCACCGTTCACGAGATCGCGATCTCTGATGCGTCCGGTCGACGACTGTCGACGGTACGCATCACCAACTTCATCAAGGATCTGTAG
- the lgt gene encoding prolipoprotein diacylglyceryl transferase, with translation MFVPQSIPSPTINSLNITGWLQTLGINLPVTIDIKFYAICILIGIVAATILTSRRLTKRGAEPGIVLDIILWAVPLGIIGARLFHVFTHPGDYFYDGANPWEVFAIWNGGIAIFGGLIGGAVGALIGCRISGIRFWTFADALAPGLLLAQAFGRFGNYFNHELFGNPTDGWWGLEIPATFPWNGQPNPAIPVGLAPGTLFQPTFLYEVIWNLIGVAFLLFIGKKLALQWGKLFGIYLIWYGVGRSVWETIRVDPSEIFFGVRVNVWAAWLAILIGIVIIVVQTKRHPGLERTPYSSGIAWSPAGAEVDSSERYTDEELRGDGAAEAAAGENSADSDAGTPTENDFEPSATSATRTKPTA, from the coding sequence GTGTTTGTGCCGCAAAGCATTCCCAGCCCGACGATCAATTCCCTGAACATCACGGGGTGGCTCCAGACGCTGGGCATCAACCTGCCTGTCACGATCGACATCAAGTTCTACGCGATCTGCATTCTCATCGGGATCGTCGCGGCGACCATCCTGACCTCTCGCAGGCTCACCAAGCGCGGCGCAGAGCCGGGCATCGTGCTTGACATCATCCTGTGGGCCGTGCCGCTCGGCATCATCGGCGCGCGACTCTTCCACGTGTTCACCCACCCCGGCGACTACTTCTACGACGGCGCCAACCCGTGGGAGGTGTTCGCCATCTGGAACGGCGGCATCGCCATCTTCGGCGGCCTCATCGGTGGCGCCGTCGGTGCGCTGATCGGCTGCCGTATCTCCGGTATTCGGTTCTGGACGTTCGCTGACGCCCTGGCGCCGGGACTGCTGCTCGCCCAGGCCTTCGGCCGCTTCGGCAACTACTTCAACCACGAACTCTTCGGCAACCCGACCGACGGCTGGTGGGGCCTCGAGATTCCCGCCACCTTCCCGTGGAACGGGCAGCCCAATCCGGCCATCCCGGTCGGCCTTGCCCCCGGAACCCTCTTTCAGCCGACCTTCCTGTACGAAGTCATCTGGAACCTGATCGGTGTGGCATTCCTGCTCTTCATCGGCAAGAAGCTGGCCCTCCAGTGGGGCAAGCTCTTCGGCATCTACCTCATCTGGTACGGCGTGGGTCGCTCGGTCTGGGAGACCATCCGGGTCGACCCGAGCGAGATCTTCTTCGGCGTTCGGGTCAACGTCTGGGCGGCGTGGCTGGCGATCCTCATCGGTATCGTCATCATCGTCGTGCAGACCAAGCGGCACCCAGGGCTGGAGCGCACCCCGTACAGTTCGGGCATTGCATGGTCGCCAGCAGGCGCTGAGGTAGACTCGAGTGAGAGATACACAGACGAAGAACTTCGTGGCGACGGTGCCGCCGAAGCAGCGGCAGGCGAGAATTCGGCCGATTCAGACGCTGGCACCCCGACTGAGAATGACTTCGAACCCAGCGCCACAAGCGCGACGCGTACCAAACCCACAGCTTAA
- the trpA gene encoding tryptophan synthase subunit alpha — translation MNDSTTTASPVATTIANTRVDRAGALIGYLPVGFPTLETSIDAAVALVENGVDVLELGLPYTDPVMDGPVIQKATQTALENGFRLRDAFTAVEAIRSRVDAPILLMTYYNPVVQYGVDRFADDLVSAGGAGLITPDLTPDAAGEWLATSDRTGLDRVFLAAPTSTDDRLKLAVDNSRGFVYVVSTMGVTGARGDVDAAARTLVDRLRGAGSTSACVGIGISTSDQIAEILAYADGAIVGSALVRALSEDGVAGVARVAASLARGTAR, via the coding sequence ATGAACGACAGCACCACGACGGCCTCGCCCGTCGCCACGACCATCGCGAACACGCGCGTCGATCGCGCGGGCGCCCTGATCGGGTACCTACCGGTCGGCTTCCCCACGCTCGAAACGAGCATCGATGCGGCTGTCGCGCTGGTAGAGAACGGCGTCGATGTGCTCGAGCTCGGGCTGCCGTACACCGATCCGGTGATGGATGGCCCGGTCATCCAGAAGGCCACCCAGACCGCCCTCGAGAACGGCTTCCGCCTGCGCGACGCGTTCACGGCCGTCGAAGCCATCCGCTCGCGGGTCGACGCTCCCATTCTGCTCATGACGTACTACAACCCCGTCGTGCAGTACGGCGTAGACCGCTTCGCCGACGATCTCGTCTCGGCCGGGGGAGCCGGGCTCATCACGCCCGACCTCACTCCTGACGCAGCCGGCGAGTGGCTTGCAACCAGCGACCGCACGGGCCTTGACCGGGTGTTCCTGGCTGCGCCGACATCGACGGATGACCGGCTCAAGCTCGCGGTCGACAACAGTCGGGGCTTCGTCTACGTGGTCTCGACCATGGGCGTCACCGGTGCCAGGGGCGACGTCGACGCGGCCGCACGCACACTCGTGGACCGCCTGCGCGGTGCCGGTTCCACCAGCGCATGCGTCGGCATCGGGATTTCAACGAGCGACCAGATCGCCGAGATCCTGGCCTATGCCGACGGTGCCATCGTGGGCTCGGCCCTCGTCCGGGCCCTCTCCGAAGACGGCGTCGCCGGAGTGGCCCGAGTCGCAGCTTCCCTCGCCCGGGGTACTGCGCGCTGA
- the gltB gene encoding glutamate synthase large subunit — MVESRTSSRFTTHPAPVGLYDPANEKDACGLAMVATLRGVAGHNIIDTALDALRNLEHRGAVGSDAGTGDGAGILTQIPDAFLRAVSGVELPDVGHYAVGNAFLPLDTAERETVIARVAEIADEEGLTVLGWREVPVRPEELGRLAREAMPAIWQLYVEAKHHDVHGEKASGIQLDRLTYRLRKRVEHEHEVYFMSLSARTLTYKGMVTTLQLEPFYPDLSDERFASKLALVHSRYSTNTFPSWPLAQPLRMMAHNGEINTVQGNRNWMRARQSQLKSELIGDIAPLRPIVTPGASDSASFDEVVELLTLAGRSLPHAIMMMVPEAWENNASFDPARRSFYEFHSMLMEPWDGPAALVFTDGNLVGATLDRNGLRPGRYLVTDDGLVVLASEIGVLDVDPSKVVRKGRLRPGKMFLVDTEAGRLIEDDEIKDSLAASEPWAEWLEEGRINLRDLPEREHIVHTPASVTRRQRTFGFTEEEIRILLTPMAKNGAEPLGAMGSDTPIAVLSKRPRLLFDYFTQQFAQVTNPPLDSIREEVVTSLRLGLGPERNLLDATPGHTGQVVLDFPVIDNDELAKIQHIDPSPGSATTTTLRGLYRVENGPSAMQERIAEMCIEADEAIANGAKFIVLSDRDSNKENAPVPSLLMLSGVHHHLIRAETRMKVGLIVEAGDVREVHHVALLIGFGASAVNPYLAMETCENLVRSGMITGITPEKAVKNVIKALGKGVLKIMSKMGISTVSSYAGAQAFEAVGLDKEFVAKYFTGTSSKLGGVGIEVIAAESANRHAAAYPEDGAITVHEPLAVGGEYQWRREGPPHLFNPDTVFRLQHSTRARRYDIFREYTKLVDDQAEQLMTVRGLFKLKTDVRKPVPLDEVESVESIVKRFSTGAMSYGSISQEAHETLAIAMNRLGAKSNTGEGGEDVARLLDPERRSAIKQVASGRFGVTSMYLTHANDIQIKMAQGAKPGEGGQLPPTKVYPWIARTRHATAGVGLISPPPHHDIYSIEDLKQLIFDLKRANPEARVHVKLVSQNGIGAVAAGVTKALADVVLVSGHDGGTGASPLNSLKHAGTPWELGLAETQQTLMLNGMRDRVVVQVDGQMKTGRDVIVGALLGAEEFGFATAPLVVSGCVMMRVCHLDTCPVGVATQNPELRARFTGKPEFVVNFFEFLAQEVREYLAELGFHTLEEAIGHHELLNVNAALEHWKADGLDLSPILVGPVFSDDEPRVNRRQQEHELEKHFDVQLISDAEEALAFGEPVVISLPIRNTERAVGTMLGHEVTVRHGENGLPDDTIQITLLGSAGQSLGAFLPSGITLRLEGDSNDYVGKGLSGGRIVVRPNRASTFAAEQNVIAGNVIGYGATSGSMFIRGIVGERFLVRNSGATAVAEGVGDHALEYMTGGIALILGATGRNLGAGMSGGTAYIHKLDAGLVNTDSLGSGELQLLPLDETDKDLVRSLLTEHESETGSTVATALLADFDRTAGEFVKVLPRDYAAVLATRQTALDEGLDPDGDVVWERILEVTGG, encoded by the coding sequence ATGGTTGAGAGCAGAACCTCTTCCCGCTTCACCACGCACCCCGCGCCCGTAGGACTCTACGATCCAGCGAACGAGAAAGACGCGTGTGGGCTGGCCATGGTCGCCACCCTGCGCGGGGTCGCGGGCCACAACATCATCGACACGGCTCTGGATGCCCTGCGGAACCTCGAGCACCGAGGAGCCGTCGGCTCCGACGCGGGTACCGGCGACGGCGCCGGCATCCTCACCCAGATCCCCGACGCCTTCCTCCGCGCGGTCTCTGGTGTAGAGCTGCCTGACGTCGGTCACTACGCCGTCGGCAACGCCTTCCTGCCCCTCGACACGGCAGAACGCGAAACGGTCATCGCCCGCGTGGCCGAGATCGCCGACGAGGAGGGCCTCACGGTTCTCGGCTGGCGCGAGGTCCCCGTTCGCCCCGAGGAGCTCGGGCGTCTCGCGCGCGAGGCGATGCCGGCGATCTGGCAGCTGTATGTCGAGGCGAAACACCACGACGTTCACGGCGAGAAGGCCTCGGGCATCCAGCTCGACCGCCTGACCTACCGGCTGCGTAAGCGTGTCGAGCACGAGCATGAGGTCTACTTCATGTCGCTGTCTGCCCGCACGCTCACCTACAAGGGCATGGTCACGACGCTGCAGCTCGAGCCGTTCTACCCCGACCTCTCTGACGAGCGCTTCGCATCGAAGCTCGCCCTGGTGCACTCGCGCTACTCCACGAACACCTTCCCGTCGTGGCCTCTGGCACAACCGCTTCGCATGATGGCCCACAACGGTGAGATCAACACGGTGCAGGGCAACCGCAACTGGATGCGCGCGCGCCAGTCGCAGCTGAAGAGTGAACTGATCGGCGACATCGCGCCGCTTCGGCCGATCGTCACGCCCGGTGCGAGCGACTCTGCCTCGTTCGACGAGGTCGTCGAGCTCCTGACTCTCGCTGGCCGATCGCTGCCGCACGCGATCATGATGATGGTGCCAGAGGCGTGGGAGAACAACGCCTCCTTCGACCCGGCCCGTCGTTCGTTCTACGAGTTCCACTCCATGCTCATGGAGCCCTGGGATGGCCCAGCCGCCCTGGTCTTCACCGACGGCAACCTCGTCGGTGCCACTCTCGACCGCAACGGTCTCCGCCCAGGCCGCTACCTCGTCACCGACGATGGCCTCGTCGTGCTCGCGAGCGAGATCGGCGTGCTCGACGTCGACCCGTCGAAGGTCGTTCGTAAGGGGCGCCTGCGCCCCGGCAAGATGTTCCTCGTCGACACCGAGGCCGGTCGCCTCATCGAAGACGATGAGATCAAAGACTCCCTCGCTGCCAGCGAGCCGTGGGCCGAGTGGCTCGAAGAGGGGCGCATCAACCTGCGCGACCTTCCCGAACGCGAACACATCGTGCACACGCCGGCCTCGGTCACTCGTCGCCAACGCACTTTCGGTTTCACCGAAGAAGAGATCCGCATCCTGCTCACGCCGATGGCGAAGAACGGTGCAGAGCCCCTCGGTGCCATGGGATCAGACACGCCCATCGCCGTGCTGTCGAAGCGGCCGCGGCTGTTGTTCGACTACTTCACCCAGCAGTTCGCCCAGGTCACCAACCCGCCGCTGGACTCCATCCGCGAAGAAGTCGTCACCTCGCTGCGCCTCGGTCTCGGCCCCGAGCGCAACCTGCTCGACGCGACTCCCGGCCACACCGGCCAGGTGGTGCTCGACTTCCCGGTGATCGACAACGACGAGCTCGCCAAGATCCAGCACATTGACCCGAGTCCCGGCAGCGCGACGACCACGACCCTTCGGGGGCTGTACCGCGTCGAGAACGGCCCCTCGGCCATGCAGGAACGCATCGCCGAAATGTGCATCGAGGCCGATGAGGCCATCGCCAACGGTGCGAAGTTCATCGTGCTGAGCGACCGCGACTCAAACAAGGAGAACGCACCTGTTCCGTCGCTCCTCATGCTTTCAGGAGTGCACCACCACCTGATCCGGGCCGAGACCCGCATGAAGGTCGGCCTGATCGTCGAGGCCGGTGACGTTCGGGAAGTGCACCATGTTGCGCTGCTGATCGGCTTCGGAGCATCCGCCGTCAACCCGTACCTCGCGATGGAGACGTGCGAGAACCTCGTCCGCTCCGGAATGATCACCGGGATCACGCCCGAGAAAGCCGTGAAGAACGTCATCAAGGCGCTCGGCAAGGGCGTACTGAAGATCATGTCGAAGATGGGCATCTCTACCGTCTCGTCGTACGCCGGCGCCCAGGCCTTCGAAGCCGTGGGTCTCGACAAGGAATTCGTCGCAAAGTACTTCACCGGCACCTCGTCGAAGCTCGGCGGCGTCGGCATCGAGGTCATCGCAGCCGAGAGCGCGAACCGGCATGCTGCGGCCTACCCAGAAGACGGCGCGATCACCGTGCACGAGCCCCTGGCCGTCGGCGGCGAATACCAGTGGCGCCGCGAGGGGCCGCCCCACCTCTTCAACCCCGACACCGTCTTCCGGCTGCAGCACTCGACGCGGGCGCGCAGGTACGACATCTTCCGCGAGTACACGAAGCTCGTCGACGACCAGGCCGAGCAGTTGATGACCGTTCGCGGTCTCTTCAAATTGAAGACGGATGTTCGAAAGCCCGTTCCGCTCGATGAAGTGGAGTCGGTCGAATCCATCGTGAAGCGGTTCTCCACCGGTGCGATGAGCTACGGCTCCATCTCCCAGGAGGCGCACGAGACGCTCGCGATCGCCATGAACCGGCTCGGCGCCAAATCGAACACCGGCGAGGGCGGCGAAGATGTCGCGCGCCTGCTCGACCCCGAGCGCCGTAGCGCGATCAAGCAGGTCGCCTCAGGCCGATTCGGTGTCACGAGCATGTACCTCACCCATGCCAACGACATCCAGATCAAGATGGCGCAGGGCGCAAAGCCCGGCGAGGGCGGCCAGCTGCCGCCGACCAAGGTGTACCCGTGGATCGCGCGCACCCGACACGCGACCGCCGGTGTCGGTCTCATCTCGCCGCCGCCCCACCACGACATCTACTCGATCGAAGACCTCAAGCAGCTGATCTTCGACCTGAAGCGCGCCAACCCCGAAGCCCGGGTGCACGTCAAACTCGTGAGCCAGAATGGCATCGGCGCTGTCGCTGCCGGCGTGACGAAGGCACTTGCTGACGTCGTTCTGGTCTCCGGCCACGACGGCGGAACAGGTGCGAGCCCGCTCAACTCCCTGAAGCACGCCGGAACACCGTGGGAACTCGGCCTCGCCGAGACGCAGCAGACGCTGATGCTCAACGGAATGCGGGACCGTGTCGTGGTGCAGGTCGACGGCCAGATGAAGACAGGCCGCGACGTGATCGTCGGTGCGCTTCTGGGAGCGGAGGAATTCGGCTTCGCCACCGCGCCGCTCGTCGTCTCCGGTTGTGTCATGATGCGCGTCTGTCACCTCGACACCTGCCCTGTTGGCGTCGCGACGCAGAACCCCGAACTCCGCGCCCGGTTCACCGGCAAGCCGGAATTCGTGGTGAACTTCTTCGAATTCCTCGCCCAGGAGGTTCGCGAATATCTGGCGGAACTCGGCTTCCACACCCTCGAAGAGGCCATCGGTCACCACGAGCTCCTCAACGTGAACGCAGCACTCGAGCACTGGAAGGCAGACGGCCTCGACCTGAGCCCGATCTTGGTCGGCCCGGTCTTCTCCGACGACGAGCCCCGCGTCAACCGCCGCCAGCAGGAACACGAACTCGAGAAGCACTTCGACGTTCAGCTGATCAGCGATGCCGAAGAAGCGCTCGCCTTCGGTGAACCGGTGGTCATCTCCCTGCCGATCCGCAATACCGAGCGTGCCGTCGGCACGATGCTCGGGCACGAAGTCACCGTTCGCCACGGCGAGAACGGCCTGCCGGACGACACGATCCAGATCACACTGCTGGGCTCTGCCGGGCAGTCGCTTGGAGCCTTCCTTCCCTCTGGCATCACCCTCAGGCTCGAAGGCGACTCGAACGACTACGTGGGCAAGGGGCTCTCAGGCGGCCGCATCGTCGTGCGCCCGAACCGGGCCTCGACCTTCGCGGCCGAGCAGAACGTGATCGCCGGCAACGTGATCGGGTATGGCGCGACCAGCGGAAGCATGTTTATCCGGGGCATCGTCGGCGAACGTTTTCTCGTGCGCAACTCCGGTGCAACGGCCGTCGCCGAAGGTGTGGGGGACCATGCGCTCGAATACATGACCGGAGGAATCGCACTGATCCTCGGCGCGACCGGTCGTAACCTCGGCGCCGGGATGTCCGGTGGAACGGCCTACATCCACAAGCTCGATGCGGGGCTGGTGAACACCGACTCGCTTGGCTCGGGGGAGCTTCAGCTCCTTCCTCTCGACGAGACCGACAAAGACCTGGTGCGTTCGCTTCTCACCGAGCACGAGTCTGAAACCGGATCGACGGTGGCGACCGCGCTGCTGGCCGACTTCGACCGTACGGCGGGCGAATTCGTGAAGGTTCTGCCCCGCGACTACGCAGCCGTTCTTGCAACCCGCCAGACCGCGCTCGACGAGGGTCTCGACCCCGACGGCGATGTGGTCTGGGAACGAATCCTGGAGGTAACCGGTGGCTGA
- a CDS encoding glutamate synthase subunit beta, translating to MADPKGFLKVTERELPKRRPVPIRLMDWKEVYEPANPSETRRQAGRCMDCGIPFCHQGCPLGNLIPEWNDLTWRGEGRQAIERLHATNNFPEFTGRLCPAPCESSCVLGINQPAVTIKQVEVSIIDQAFANGWVTPHPPERLTGKTVAVVGSGPAGLAAAQQLTRAGHTVAVYERDDRIGGLLRYGIPDFKMEKKHLESRLTQMMAEGTRFRAGINIGVDITWADLRSRYDAVIVCTGATVPRDLAIPGRDLDGVHFAMEYLVQGNKVGAGDVVTDQITAEGKHVVVLGGGDTGADCIGTAHRQQALSVTNLAIGQQPPHERTENQPWPTFPNLFEVSSAHEEGGERVYLASTVEFLSNESGEVRAIRVAETEYLDGRRVPKAGTEREIPADLVLLALGFTGPESADLSSQVGAVFDGRGAIERDKDYETSIPGIFVAGDAGRGQSLIVWAIAEGRAAAASVDRYLEGDTELPFPVSPTDRAIAI from the coding sequence GTGGCTGATCCCAAGGGATTCCTGAAAGTCACTGAACGTGAGCTGCCCAAGCGGCGGCCCGTTCCCATTCGGCTGATGGACTGGAAAGAGGTCTATGAACCGGCGAACCCGTCGGAGACCCGGCGCCAGGCCGGCCGCTGCATGGACTGCGGCATCCCGTTCTGTCATCAGGGCTGCCCACTCGGAAACCTGATTCCCGAGTGGAACGACCTCACCTGGCGCGGCGAAGGGCGCCAGGCGATCGAACGCCTGCATGCCACGAACAACTTCCCGGAGTTCACCGGGCGACTGTGCCCGGCACCCTGCGAGAGTTCGTGCGTTCTGGGAATCAACCAGCCGGCAGTCACGATCAAACAGGTCGAGGTGTCGATCATCGACCAGGCGTTCGCCAACGGCTGGGTCACACCCCACCCGCCCGAGCGCCTCACAGGAAAGACCGTTGCCGTCGTGGGATCGGGCCCCGCAGGACTGGCCGCAGCCCAGCAGCTGACCCGGGCCGGCCACACCGTCGCTGTCTACGAGCGCGACGACCGCATCGGCGGCCTGCTCCGCTACGGCATCCCCGACTTCAAGATGGAGAAGAAGCACCTAGAGTCGCGCCTGACACAGATGATGGCCGAGGGAACACGATTCCGCGCCGGAATCAACATCGGTGTCGACATCACGTGGGCAGACCTGCGGTCCCGCTACGACGCCGTCATCGTCTGCACGGGAGCCACCGTGCCGCGCGACCTCGCTATTCCCGGGCGCGACCTCGATGGTGTTCACTTCGCCATGGAGTACCTGGTGCAGGGCAACAAGGTCGGCGCCGGCGATGTTGTCACCGACCAGATCACGGCTGAGGGCAAGCACGTCGTCGTTCTGGGCGGCGGCGACACCGGAGCAGACTGCATCGGTACTGCACACCGTCAGCAGGCTCTTTCGGTGACGAACCTGGCCATCGGCCAGCAGCCGCCGCACGAGCGCACAGAGAACCAGCCGTGGCCGACGTTCCCGAACCTCTTCGAGGTCTCGAGTGCGCACGAGGAGGGCGGAGAGCGTGTCTATCTCGCCTCCACCGTGGAGTTCCTCTCCAACGAATCCGGCGAGGTTCGTGCCATCCGTGTCGCCGAGACCGAATACCTCGACGGGCGGCGGGTGCCGAAGGCCGGCACCGAGCGGGAGATTCCCGCGGACCTCGTGCTCCTCGCCCTGGGCTTCACCGGCCCGGAGTCCGCAGATCTCTCCTCACAGGTCGGCGCGGTCTTCGATGGTCGCGGCGCGATCGAGCGCGACAAGGACTACGAGACGAGCATCCCTGGCATCTTCGTCGCAGGCGACGCCGGGCGGGGCCAGTCGCTCATCGTCTGGGCGATCGCAGAAGGTCGCGCCGCCGCCGCGTCGGTCGACCGGTATCTCGAAGGAGACACCGAACTGCCATTCCCCGTTTCCCCCACAGACCGCGCTATCGCGATCTAA
- a CDS encoding ANTAR domain-containing response regulator: protein MTDHDTPTTAPRRVVVAEDESLIRLDIVEILRDNGFEVVGEAGDGETAVALATELRPDLVIMDVKMPLLDGISAAERLSKGHIAPVVLLTAFSQKELVERATEAGALAYVVKPFTPNDLLPAIEIALSRYAQIITLEAEVADLVERFETRKLVDRAKGLLNEKMGLTEPEAFRWIQKASMDRRLTMHDVAQAIIEQLSVKK from the coding sequence GTGACTGACCACGATACGCCCACGACTGCACCCCGCCGTGTAGTTGTCGCTGAAGATGAATCCCTGATCCGCCTCGACATCGTCGAGATCCTCCGTGACAACGGTTTCGAGGTGGTGGGTGAGGCTGGCGATGGCGAGACGGCGGTGGCGCTTGCAACCGAACTTCGGCCCGACCTGGTCATCATGGACGTCAAAATGCCCCTGCTCGACGGCATCTCCGCCGCAGAGCGCCTTTCAAAGGGCCACATCGCTCCCGTCGTGCTGCTCACGGCCTTCAGCCAGAAGGAACTCGTCGAGCGCGCCACCGAGGCCGGTGCCCTCGCTTACGTCGTCAAGCCCTTCACTCCGAACGACCTGCTGCCCGCGATCGAGATCGCTCTCTCGCGCTATGCCCAGATCATCACTCTCGAGGCAGAGGTCGCCGACCTCGTCGAGCGGTTCGAGACGCGCAAGCTGGTCGACCGAGCCAAAGGCCTCCTGAACGAGAAGATGGGTCTGACAGAGCCTGAGGCGTTCCGATGGATCCAGAAGGCCTCGATGGATCGCCGTCTCACCATGCACGACGTCGCCCAGGCGATCATCGAGCAGCTCTCGGTCAAGAAGTAG
- the pyk gene encoding pyruvate kinase gives MEHRSNMRRAKIVATLGPATSSYENLRAIVDAGVDVCRMNLSHGTYDVHEAIYATVRKAAADSGRAVAVMVDLQGPKIRLGKFEGGPYYLEQGDIFKITTEEVIGTRELSGTTFKGLPQDVSPGDFLLIDDGKVKVRVLETDGTVVTTEVVVAGNVSNNKGINLPGVAVNVPALSKKDEADLRWGLKLGADLIALSFVRDASDITRVHEIMAEEGRKIPVIAKIEKPQAVDNLEEIIDAFDSIMVARGDLGVELPLEAVPIVQKRAIELSRRMAKPVIVATQMLESMISSPIPTRAETSDVANAVLDGADAVMLSGETSVGEYPIITVQTMARIVESTEVHGMERIPALGTKPRTQAGAITLAAAEVADFVEAKYLVVFTESGDSVRRMTRLRSSIPIVGLTPEPGIRNRMALSWGVESFLVDRVKHTDQLMVQVDDVLLGENMAQIGDKVVVISGSPPGKAGTTNDMRVHIVGEGHNPKKPDPDELDH, from the coding sequence ATGGAGCACCGTTCAAATATGAGACGCGCAAAAATCGTCGCAACGCTCGGCCCGGCGACATCGTCGTATGAGAACCTCCGGGCCATCGTCGATGCCGGAGTCGACGTCTGCCGCATGAACCTCAGCCACGGGACCTACGACGTGCACGAGGCCATCTACGCCACCGTTCGCAAGGCGGCCGCCGATTCCGGCCGGGCCGTCGCCGTGATGGTCGACCTGCAGGGCCCGAAGATCCGCCTCGGCAAATTCGAAGGCGGCCCGTACTACCTCGAACAGGGCGACATCTTCAAGATCACCACCGAAGAGGTCATCGGTACCCGGGAACTCTCGGGAACGACCTTCAAGGGCCTGCCCCAGGACGTCTCTCCCGGTGACTTCCTCCTGATCGACGACGGCAAGGTCAAGGTCCGTGTGCTGGAGACTGACGGCACCGTCGTCACCACCGAGGTTGTCGTGGCCGGCAACGTCTCGAACAACAAGGGCATCAATCTTCCCGGTGTCGCGGTCAACGTGCCGGCGCTGTCGAAGAAGGACGAAGCAGACCTGCGCTGGGGCCTGAAGCTCGGCGCCGACCTGATCGCGCTCTCGTTCGTCCGCGATGCGAGCGATATCACCCGCGTGCACGAGATCATGGCCGAAGAGGGTCGCAAGATCCCGGTGATCGCCAAGATCGAGAAGCCGCAGGCCGTCGACAACCTCGAAGAGATCATCGATGCCTTCGACAGCATCATGGTCGCCCGCGGTGACCTGGGCGTCGAGCTGCCTCTCGAGGCCGTGCCGATCGTGCAGAAACGGGCCATCGAACTGTCGCGCCGCATGGCCAAGCCGGTCATCGTCGCCACGCAGATGCTCGAATCGATGATCTCCAGCCCCATCCCGACGCGGGCGGAGACGTCCGACGTCGCGAACGCCGTCCTCGATGGTGCAGACGCGGTCATGCTGAGCGGCGAGACCAGCGTGGGGGAGTACCCCATCATCACGGTTCAGACCATGGCGCGCATCGTCGAGTCGACCGAGGTGCACGGTATGGAGCGCATTCCTGCGCTCGGCACGAAGCCGCGTACACAGGCTGGCGCAATCACGTTGGCTGCCGCCGAAGTCGCCGACTTCGTCGAAGCCAAGTACCTGGTGGTGTTCACTGAGTCGGGCGACTCAGTTCGACGGATGACACGGCTTCGGTCGAGCATCCCCATCGTCGGCCTCACACCGGAGCCGGGCATCCGCAACCGCATGGCGCTGTCGTGGGGAGTCGAGTCGTTCCTGGTCGACCGGGTCAAGCACACGGACCAACTGATGGTGCAGGTGGATGACGTGCTCCTGGGCGAGAACATGGCCCAGATCGGCGACAAGGTCGTGGTGATCTCCGGGTCCCCTCCCGGAAAAGCCGGTACCACCAACGACATGCGCGTACACATCGTCGGTGAGGGACACAACCCGAAGAAGCCCGACCCCGACGAGCTCGACCACTAA